In the Streptomyces formicae genome, one interval contains:
- the typA gene encoding translational GTPase TypA, whose protein sequence is MPTRHDIRNVAIVAHVDHGKTTIVDAMLKQAGAFAAHAAESLDDRMMDSNDLEREKGITILAKNTAVKYHPKDGGDVITINIIDTPGHADFGGEVERGLSMVDAVVLLVDASEGPLPQTRFVLRKALQARMPVILCINKTDRPDSRIDEVVNETYDLFLDLDADEDQIEFPIVYACGRDGIASLTKPEDGTVPADSTNLEPFFSTILEHVPAPEYDEEAPLQAHVTNLDADNFLGRIALCRVEQGELKKGQTVTWIKRDGTMQNVRITELMMTEALTRKPAEKAGPGDICAIAGISDIMIGETLADPENPIALPLITVDEPAISMTIGTNTSPLVGKGGKGHKVTARQVKDRLDKELIGNVSLRVLDTERPDAWEVQGRGELALAILVEQMRREGFELTVGKPEVVTKQVDGKTHEPIERMTIDSPEEHLGAITQLMATRKGRMETMTNHGSGWIRMEWIVPSRGLIGFRTEFLTQTRGTGIAHSIFEGHEPWFGELRTRHNGSLVADRSGSVTPFAMVNLQERGVIFTEAGTEVYEGMIVGENSRADDMDVNITKEKKLTNMRAASADTTENVVPARKLSLEQSLEFCRDDECIEVTPETVRIRKVVLDQKQRGRTASRAKHS, encoded by the coding sequence ATGCCCACGCGCCATGACATTCGTAACGTCGCCATCGTCGCCCACGTCGACCACGGCAAGACGACCATCGTCGATGCCATGCTCAAGCAGGCCGGTGCCTTCGCCGCGCATGCTGCTGAGTCGCTCGACGACCGCATGATGGACTCGAACGACCTGGAGCGTGAGAAGGGCATCACGATCCTGGCCAAGAACACGGCCGTCAAGTACCACCCCAAGGATGGCGGCGACGTCATCACGATCAACATCATCGACACCCCCGGCCACGCCGACTTCGGTGGCGAGGTCGAGCGCGGCCTGTCGATGGTGGACGCGGTCGTCCTCCTCGTCGACGCCTCCGAGGGTCCGCTGCCGCAGACCCGCTTCGTGCTCCGCAAGGCCCTCCAGGCCCGGATGCCGGTCATCCTGTGCATCAACAAGACCGACCGCCCGGACTCCCGGATCGACGAGGTCGTCAACGAGACGTACGACCTCTTCCTCGACCTGGACGCCGACGAGGACCAGATCGAGTTCCCGATCGTCTACGCCTGCGGCCGTGACGGCATCGCCTCGCTGACCAAGCCGGAGGACGGCACCGTCCCAGCGGACAGCACCAACCTGGAGCCGTTCTTCTCGACGATCCTGGAGCACGTCCCGGCTCCGGAGTACGACGAGGAGGCCCCGCTCCAGGCCCACGTCACCAACCTCGACGCGGACAACTTCCTCGGCCGCATCGCCCTCTGCCGTGTCGAGCAGGGCGAGCTGAAGAAGGGCCAGACCGTCACGTGGATCAAGCGTGACGGCACGATGCAGAACGTCCGCATCACCGAGCTGATGATGACCGAGGCGCTCACCCGCAAGCCCGCCGAGAAGGCCGGCCCCGGTGACATCTGCGCCATCGCCGGCATCTCGGACATCATGATCGGCGAGACCCTCGCCGACCCCGAGAACCCGATCGCGCTGCCGCTGATCACGGTCGACGAGCCCGCGATCTCCATGACCATCGGTACGAACACCTCGCCGCTGGTCGGCAAGGGCGGCAAGGGCCACAAGGTCACCGCCCGCCAGGTGAAGGACCGCCTGGACAAGGAGCTGATCGGTAACGTCTCGCTCCGCGTCCTGGACACCGAGCGCCCCGACGCCTGGGAGGTCCAGGGCCGTGGTGAGCTCGCGCTCGCCATCCTGGTCGAGCAGATGCGCCGCGAGGGCTTCGAGCTGACCGTCGGCAAGCCCGAGGTCGTCACCAAGCAGGTCGACGGCAAGACGCACGAGCCGATCGAGCGCATGACGATCGACTCGCCCGAGGAGCACCTCGGCGCCATCACGCAGCTCATGGCGACCCGCAAGGGCCGCATGGAGACCATGACGAACCACGGTTCGGGCTGGATCCGCATGGAGTGGATCGTCCCGTCGCGCGGCCTCATCGGCTTCCGTACGGAGTTCCTGACCCAGACCCGCGGCACCGGCATCGCGCACTCGATCTTCGAGGGCCACGAGCCGTGGTTCGGCGAGCTGCGCACCCGTCACAACGGCTCGCTGGTCGCCGACCGCTCGGGTTCGGTCACGCCGTTCGCGATGGTCAACCTCCAGGAGCGCGGTGTCATCTTCACCGAGGCCGGCACCGAGGTGTACGAGGGCATGATCGTCGGCGAGAACTCGCGCGCCGACGACATGGACGTGAACATCACCAAGGAGAAGAAGCTCACCAACATGCGTGCGGCTTCCGCGGACACGACCGAGAACGTCGTGCCCGCCCGCAAGCTCTCCCTGGAGCAGTCCCTGGAGTTCTGCCGCGACGACGAGTGCATCGAGGTGACCCCGGAGACCGTGCGCATCCGCAAGGTCGTCCTGGACCAGAAGCAGCGCGGCCGCACCGCCTCGCGCGCCAAGCACAGCTGA